The window CATGTGAGGGAACTTTTCTTTACGCAGTTCATCTGCTTTCACCACAATTGTTTCCGTGGTTGCCATGGCAAATTGAGGGTACAATGGCACAAGCAATACTTCTGTAACGCCTTGATCGCTTAGTTCCTTCATTCCGTTTTCAATGGTCATGCTGCCGTAACGCATGGCTAGAGAAATAGGAACACTGGTGTACTGATCGATTTTTTCTTGCAGTCGCTCAGAAAGCACAATCAACGGGCTGCCTTCTTCCCACCAGATTTTACTGTAGGCTTCGGCACTTTTCTTAGGTCTGGTATTAAGCACAATTCCTTTTACCAGGATTGCCCTTAAAATGTACGGTAGGTCAATGACGCGCTCGTCCATTAGGAATTCATCCAGGTATCGTTTCACATCCTTAGGCTGCGGCGTGTCTGGCGACCCCAGATTGACTAAAAGAACTCCTTTTTTCATGTGCTGAATTTTGTGCAAAAATAATGGTTTTGTAGTCGGCTCTATTTCTCATTCATTACCCTAAACTTTATAGCAGTATTAGTTCTGGCTATATATCGCTTTCGCGAAAGCGAACTCCCCCTCACTTTAATTACACCTATCCTGTTGAAAGTTAGCTATAAGCTTAGGGCATTTGAGTTTTTCCTAACAGCCATTTACAAACATTTAGTACATTTATCAAAACCAATGATCATGGCCGTTAAAAAATGTCCAGAATGTGGCGACGAGGTACGCGGCCGTGCCGACAAGCGGTTTTGTAGCGACTATTGCCGTAACGTGGCAAACAATAACTTGAACCGTGACAGCAGTGCGCTCATGCGTAATATCAACAACAGACTGCGTAAAAACTGGCGCATTCTCGACAGCCTCAATCCTACAGGAAAATTTACCACCACAAGAAATAAATTGCTATCAAAGGGATTTGATTTCACTCTTTTCACCAGCATTTACACCACTAAAAAAGGTGCGATCTATTATTTTGTTTATGATCAAGGCTACCTAAGTATGGAAGACGACAAGTTCTTGATTGTAAAACGCGACACTTAAAACCAACTTTATGAGACCTAAATCACACGTAACCTCAGCTTTATCATTTTTACTGCTTATGGCGCTAGTGTGGTATGCTTTCTCTTCTCAAACGCCTAGTGGCACCGTCGATAAAAATGTTCCTGAAAATCAATGGTCCACCGCCAGAGCATTAGCCCATGTCAAAGCTCTCTCGACCGCACCGCATTACCTAGGGAGTGAAGCACACGAGCAAAATAGAAATTACATCAAACGGGAGCTGGAGAAAATAGGTCTCAAAACTGAAGTCCAAACAGGTTTCACCGTCGACGAATACGGCAACCTGTCCCGCCCTGTAAATATTATGGCGCGTGTGGAAGGAACTGCAGGAACAGACGATGCACTGGTATTGATGAGCCATTACGACAGTGATCCACACTCCGCATTAGGTGCCAGTGATGCGGCGTCTGGTGTAGCCACAATCCTGGAAGGCATCCGAGCTTATTTAAAAGACGATCAACCTGAAAACGATGTCATTATTCTCATCACTGATGGCGAAGAATTAGGGCTAAATGGTGCGGATCTTTTTGTAAGCGAGCACCGCTGGGCAAAAGATGTACGGATCGCGTTGAACTTTGAGGCACGTGGTAGCGGCGGTCCTAGCTATATGTTATTAGAAACCAATGGCGGAAATCGCAAAATCATCAAAGTTTTTAAGGAAGCGGGTGTTGACTATCCCGTAGCCCACTCCCTAGCTTACAGCATCTATAAAAAATTACCCAACGATACAGATTTGACCGTTTTTAGAGAAAAAGGAAATATCAACGGGCTCAATTTTGCTTTTATAGGCGATCACATTGATTACCACACACAACTGGACAATTATGAAAATCTAGACCGCAATACCCTTGCTCATCAAGGCAGTTATTTGATGCCATTACTTTCCTATCTCGCTACAGCTGATTTGAGTGACGGTTTAAAAGTAGAAGCAGGCATGGACGACATTTACTTTCCCATGCCCATTTTAGGGTTGGTGAATTTCCCGTTCACCTGGATGCCTTTTCTAATCATCATCAGCGGGATACTATTTATAGGTTTAATTTTTTACGGAGTACGTAAAAAAAGAGTGTCGATAGCGCAATTGTTCTTAGGTTTTGTTCCTTTATTTGGAAGTCTGATTCTAGGTTTTTTAATTCCTAAATACACTTGGGAAGTTCTAAAAACAACTGATTTTTACATTGAGCAACCTTCAGTTTTTCCTGCTACGGGATATTTGTGGGTTGCAGCGGCAGCCTTTTTTGGGATCGCTGTTTCCTTTTATTTATATCACTTAGTGTTTAAAAAAGACAGGGTGGCAAGCCATATGGTTGCGCCACTGGTCTTGTTATGGATCATCTGCTTGTTGGTCGCGTTTCCAGTGGGAGACTCTGGATTAATACCTGCGGCTTATTTACCTGGCGCTGGCTATTTTACCGTACCACTGTTTGCAGGATTAATCATGTTATGGTTGCACTTGTTTAGAAAACGAGTCAGCTACATCGTCATGTTGGTATTTTCAGTTCCTGCTATTTTTATTTTCGCACCATTTGTGGTGGCATTTCCCGTTGCGTTGGGAATGGGAATCCTATTTGTTGCAGCCATTCTCAGTTCATTCCTTTTCAGTTTGCTATTGCCTGTTCTAGGACATTACCGCAGGAAAGATGTTTTGGCCGTGATCTCTCTTGTAGCGACGGTAATATTTGTTTGTGCCGCTTTCGCGAAAGCGGAATTCACCACCACCCAACCACAAAAAACAAGCTTGGTCTATTTTCAAGATGTAGATGAACAAACCGCACAATGGGCCACCTATGATAGAAATTTGAGCGATTGGACGAAAGAGAAACTGGGCAGCGATCCCACAGGTCCAGACGATACAACTAACGTTATAGATTCTAAGTATGGAGGGCGATTCACCTATGTAAAAGAAGCGTCGCTCATGAAGCTCCCGGCGCTGGAACATCAAATAACGGTAGACACCACCGTTGAAGGAAAACGTACCATCAAGCTATTACTGCGCAGTGACCGCAATGTGGAACGCTGGGAGGTATTTAGTAAGAATGAATTTCAATTTACAAACGCCGTGCTCAATGGCAAACAGGTTCCCGTAAATGAGCAAGGAATTCCATTTGCAAAGCGCTATGGCAACCGGATTGCTTCTTATTATGTTTCAAATCGATCACCGCTTGTGATGGAATTGACTTTTGACGCATCGCGGTCTCCTGAATTTGACGTGTACGCTGCAAGTTTTGATTTACTAGATCAACCCGATTTTCAAGTGGCTCCAAGACCTGAGAATACCATGCCCATGCCTTTTGTATTGAACGACGCTGTAGTGGTGAAAAAGCATATTACGACTAACTCTAAAAATAGAGATGAATAACACGGTAGGTATTATGGGTTGTGGCTGGCTAGGTACGCCGCTAGCGCTGTCGCTTTTAAAGAAAGGTCACGTTGTGAAGGGAACCACTACCCAGATCATGAAGCTGCAGGAACTAAGAGATGCTGGAATTGATCCCTACCTGGTCGAACTCAAGGAAACTTTTATCCACGGTGGCGTGGATGAGTTTTTAAAAGATTTGGATGTTCTCATCATCAACATCCCTCCAGGATTACGTAAAAATCCGGAAAGTGATTATCCGGGACGGATGGAATTACTGCTGCACACGATACAAAAGCATAACATTGAGCAACTCATCTATATATCGAGCACGGCAGTTTTTGAAGACCGAAAGGAAATCCCAACGTATACAGAATCCGATGCTGCCAATGCTACAGACTTGAAAGGGCAAAAACTGATAGCTGCAGAAGAGAAAATCATCCAATATCCTGGATCGACAACCATTATCAGACCAGGCGGCTTAATAGGCGGCGACCGTCATCCCATCCAAATGCTGGCAGGACGCGATGGAGTTTCAAATCCTGATGCACCCATAAATCTGACCGATCGAGAGTATTTAATCCAACTTATTTTAAAAGTGATAGAAGGCGAAATTGAAGCGCCTATTTTTCATGCGATTAGTGAACCACATGAAGATCGAAAATCATATTATGAAAAGACGGCTCAAAAATTCAATCTTGATAAGCCAGAATTTGAGATTGGGTACACCGTAGGCAAAAAGGTAGTGTCGGAAATATATTAACCTTTTTGAGAAAAGCAGTTTAAAAACCTTCCTAATCCCACTTTTTGGATGAACTAATTAGCTTGGAACTCTTTATTGATGCACCGATTACCACCTCGCGATCATCTTTATTTTTTCGTTTTTAATCTATTTATTATACCTTACCTAAAGCAGTGCTTCTTTTTTTTTAAATTGACCTAAGCAGGTTAAAGTTTTAGCCGATTCCTTCTGAATGCGTCACAATTATCATCTTATTTGTTAATTATTACAAATGCTGTGGTGAAACTTATCCATTATTCCAACGCGTCAACGAGTTTGTGCCATTGTACTCATAATCAACTTGTAATATATTTATATTTAAGTTGACTTTCTCAATTTATGTCTTCCATAAGTGGCCATCTGCTGCGATTAATTATTGAAGATAATCTCAGCGGTATATTAAAAATCGCAAGTAATTCATTCGCACTCATTTTAGTGATGTGGATGGCTCAAACACGTTTTTTAATTCTAAATTTTATAAATATGAAGAAGTTAATTTTATGTGCAACGGCTTTAATGGCGGGAGCAGTTATGTATGGACAAAGTAATGACTCGGGAGTCATGCAGTCCGGAAACAATAACAATGCGGATGTAATCCAAACAGGTAATTCCAATAAGGCAAGATTAGAACAAGGAGTTCAAAATGTTTCGGCGGCCGCTTCAAATAATAACACAGCCATCGCAACCCAAAGAGGAAGTATCAATGATGCCAATGTCGTTCAAATAGGCAATAGCAATATTGTAAGAATAGATCAAGTAGGGGCAAATAATATAGCCAATGCGAACCAAGGCACGGCTAGAAGACTCTTCGGCACCTTTTTCCAAGTTACCAAAAGTTTGAATAATGAAATAAATCAAGATCAAGATGGTAATAGAAATGAAGTAGATGCTGATCAGTTGGGCGCAGCTTTTGGAGGCGGAGGAAATAATTTAATCAATCAAAACCAGTTAGGAGATGATAACTTTTCAAGAGCACAACAAGATGCTGGTGCTTCAAGAAATACTATTAATCAAACTCAAACTGGTGACAATAATGATGCGTTAGGACTTCAAGGTTCTGGAGGTGGAATTGGTACTTTTGATAATACAATAAACCAAACACAGACTGGGGATAATAATGATGCACAAGCTCGCCAATTAATAACTACTAAAAATTCTAGCTCCACCCAAGATCAAATTGGCGACGGGAATTTTGGAGGAGTAAGACAGCAAGGTGATACTAATACTGCCTTACAATTACAAACAGGTGATGACAATAATGCGGCAATTGAACAAGACGGTACTTTTGCTGGAACGAGTTTTTTAAACGAAGCTAGTCAAGAGCAAACTGGAAATTCAAATGAGGCGTCATCAGATCAAAAAGGGGCACTTAACAATTCTATTGAAACCCAAAGGGGAAATGAAAACACGTCTGACATAGTTCAAACAGGAGATTCCAACCGTTCAGAAGTAAAACAATTAGGCAATGGCAATATTGGTGCAACTGAACAAATTGGAAATATCAATAGAGCTCGTGTTAGTCAAGATGGGAACCTTAATTCTGGAGAAACCCAACAGACTGGAGCAGATAACGATGCTCAAATCGCTTCAGAAGGAAATTTAAATATGGGCTTGATTGCTCAGATAAACGACTTAAATGATGCGTTCATCTTTCAGATAGGGAATGAAAACATTTCTAACATCAGTCAAAATGGAAATCAAAACTTTGCAGACAGTGACCAAACGGGTAATCAAAACAAATCTTTTATGACTCAGGATGGAACTTCAAACCGCAGTATCGCTAATCAAATAGGAAACCTTAATATGAGCACAGTTTCTCAAAGCGGATCTATGAATATCTCTAATGTATTGCAAAGAGGAAACAGTAATACTAGTACAGTGACTCAGGGAAACTAAACCTGTTAAGTAAATAGGCTATTC of the Nonlabens marinus S1-08 genome contains:
- a CDS encoding M28 family peptidase, with the translated sequence MRPKSHVTSALSFLLLMALVWYAFSSQTPSGTVDKNVPENQWSTARALAHVKALSTAPHYLGSEAHEQNRNYIKRELEKIGLKTEVQTGFTVDEYGNLSRPVNIMARVEGTAGTDDALVLMSHYDSDPHSALGASDAASGVATILEGIRAYLKDDQPENDVIILITDGEELGLNGADLFVSEHRWAKDVRIALNFEARGSGGPSYMLLETNGGNRKIIKVFKEAGVDYPVAHSLAYSIYKKLPNDTDLTVFREKGNINGLNFAFIGDHIDYHTQLDNYENLDRNTLAHQGSYLMPLLSYLATADLSDGLKVEAGMDDIYFPMPILGLVNFPFTWMPFLIIISGILFIGLIFYGVRKKRVSIAQLFLGFVPLFGSLILGFLIPKYTWEVLKTTDFYIEQPSVFPATGYLWVAAAAFFGIAVSFYLYHLVFKKDRVASHMVAPLVLLWIICLLVAFPVGDSGLIPAAYLPGAGYFTVPLFAGLIMLWLHLFRKRVSYIVMLVFSVPAIFIFAPFVVAFPVALGMGILFVAAILSSFLFSLLLPVLGHYRRKDVLAVISLVATVIFVCAAFAKAEFTTTQPQKTSLVYFQDVDEQTAQWATYDRNLSDWTKEKLGSDPTGPDDTTNVIDSKYGGRFTYVKEASLMKLPALEHQITVDTTVEGKRTIKLLLRSDRNVERWEVFSKNEFQFTNAVLNGKQVPVNEQGIPFAKRYGNRIASYYVSNRSPLVMELTFDASRSPEFDVYAASFDLLDQPDFQVAPRPENTMPMPFVLNDAVVVKKHITTNSKNRDE
- a CDS encoding NAD(P)H-binding protein, coding for MNNTVGIMGCGWLGTPLALSLLKKGHVVKGTTTQIMKLQELRDAGIDPYLVELKETFIHGGVDEFLKDLDVLIINIPPGLRKNPESDYPGRMELLLHTIQKHNIEQLIYISSTAVFEDRKEIPTYTESDAANATDLKGQKLIAAEEKIIQYPGSTTIIRPGGLIGGDRHPIQMLAGRDGVSNPDAPINLTDREYLIQLILKVIEGEIEAPIFHAISEPHEDRKSYYEKTAQKFNLDKPEFEIGYTVGKKVVSEIY